A stretch of the Vitis riparia cultivar Riparia Gloire de Montpellier isolate 1030 chromosome 13, EGFV_Vit.rip_1.0, whole genome shotgun sequence genome encodes the following:
- the LOC117929021 gene encoding very-long-chain enoyl-CoA reductase-like, which yields MIAMVQMRLHAFLYPSSPFITAMSITTFLILSLFGFLEMLGIHLQYSKLWNVNSRRSSIKVSSTAGMLFLYTPAFLFGLSSFGLFPDYDFRCGLVASALTVHFLKRILEVLFIHKYSGGMVLDSGIVISLSYFTSTATTIYSQHLVQGSMEPPIDLKYPGILLFLVGISGNFYHHYLLSKLRGKDEKGYKIPRGGLFHQVICPHYLFEILVFIGISFMSQTLYSFSFTVGTALYLLGRSYATRKWYLSKFESFPREIKALVPYVF from the exons ATGATAGCCATGGTGCAGATGAGACTCCATGCTTTTCTGTATCCTTCTTCTCCCTTCATCACAGCCATGTCCATCACAACTTTTCTAATACTATCCTTGTTTGGATTCCTTGAAATGTTAGGAATCCATCTTCAGTATTCCAAACTATGGAATGTCAATTCCAGGAGATCATCAATCAAAGTCTCCAGCACAGCAGGCATGCTTTTCTTGTATACTCCTGCTTTTCTCTTCGGTCTTTCTTCCTTTGGGCTCTTCCCAGATTATGATTTCCGATGTGGGTTGGTGGCTTCAGCCCTCACAGTCCATTTCCTCAAGAGAATTTTGGAG GTTCTGTTCATCCACAAGTATAGTGGTGGCATGGTTCTGGACTCTGGTATCGTCATCTCTCTCAGCTATTTCACATCCACAGCAACCACCATCTATTCCCAACACCTTGTCCAGGGGTCCATGGAGCCACCAATTGACCTCAAATACCCTGGGATTCTACTATTTTTAGTGGGAATTTCTGGTAATTTTTACCACCACTATCTCCTTTCCAAACTGAGGGGAAAGGATGAGAAGGGCTATAAAATCCCTAGAGGTGGTCTCTTTCACCAAGTCATATGCCCACATTATCTTTTTGAAATTCTAGTATTTATTGGGATTTCTTTCATGTCTCAAACACTATATTCTTTCTCCTTCACAGTAGGCACTGCTTTGTACTTGCTTGGAAGGAGTTATGCTACTAGGAAATGGTATCTTTCCAAATTTGAAAGTTTCCCTAGGGAGATCAAGGCTCTAGTTCCCTATGTTTTCTAG
- the LOC117927821 gene encoding steroid 5-alpha-reductase DET2-like, which produces MVQPLDFLYPSSFFITTMSIVSFLSVSFFGVLEILGIHLQYSKLWNANSRRIKVSSTAGMLLLYAPACLFGFASFWIFPENDFRSLLVASALTIHFFKRVLEILFVHKYSGGMVLDSGILISLSYTLSTATMIYIQHLVQGSMEPSIDLKYPGILLFLVGIYGNFYHHLLLSRLRRKDEKGYKIPRGGLFHLVICPHYLFEIIGFIGVSFISQTLYASSFTLGTTVYLIGRSYATRKWYLSKFENFPREVKALVPYIF; this is translated from the exons ATGGTGCAGCCCCTCGATTTTCTATACCCCTCCTCTTTCTTCATCACAACCATGTCCATCGTAAGTTTTTTAAGTGTATCCTTCTTCGGAGTCCTGGAAATTCTAGGGATTCATCTTCAGTATTCCAAATTATGGAATGCCAATTCCCGGAGAATCAAGGTTTCCAGCACAGCAGGCATGCTTTTATTGTACGCTCCGGCTTGTCTCTTTGGCTTTGCTTCCTTTTGGATTTTCCCGGAAAATGATTTCCGATCTCTATTGGTGGCTTCTGCTCTTACGATCCATTTCTTCAAGAGGGTTTTGGAG ATTTTGTTTGTTCACAAATACAGTGGTGGGATGGTCCTGGATTCTGGCATCCTCATCTCTCTCAGCTATACCCTATCCACAGCAACCATGATCTATATCCAGCACTTGGTCCAAGGGTCCATGGAGCCATCTATTGATCTCAAGTACCCTGGCATTCTACTGTTTTTAGTGGGAATCTATGGTAACTTTtaccaccacctcctcctttCCAGACTGAGGAGAAAGGATGAAAAGGGCTACAAGATTCCTAGAGGGGGTCTCTTTCACTTAGTTATTTGCCCACATTATCTTTTTGAAATTATTGGCTTTATTGGGGTATCCTTCATTTCTCAAACATTATATGCATCCTCCTTCACACTAGGCACAACTGTGTATTTGATTGGAAGAAGCTATGCTACTAGGAAATGGTACCtttccaaatttgaaaattttcctagGGAGGTCAAGGCTCTGGTTCCCTATATTTTCTAG